Sequence from the Flavobacterium sp. J372 genome:
CATAAATTCAGCTGTTACAAGTCCTGTCGGTACAGCAATGATGCCATAACCCAAAACCATAATTACAACTGAAACAAACTGACCTAACGGGGTTGCAGGGGTAATATCACCAAAGCCCACTGTTGTAAGCGTAACTATTGTCCAGTAAACACTTGTGGGGATGCTTGTAAAACCGTTTGACGGCCCTTCAATTATGTACATTATCGTTCCTAAAATGATGCACAATACTATAACGCTGAATAAAAAAACAGCAATTTTCACGCGGCTTCGGCGTAATGCAATCATCAGTTGGTTTGATGCCCCGACAAAATTTACAAGCTTCAATATCCTGAATATCCGGAGGAGGCGTATAGCCCGGACTGCAAGGAAAACACCTGAACCGGGGAAAAGCAGGCCAACATATTTTGGTATTGTGGCAAGAAAATCAATAATACCATAAAAGCTGAATATGTATGCCCAGGGTTTACGTACAGCAATAATACGGCCTATGTATTCCAGCGTAAAAAATATGGTTATAACCCACTCTACAACTTGTAGTTCATAGCCGTAAACTCTCCTCACCGACTCCACGCTTTCAAGCATCACGGCTAAAACGCTGATGAGAATAATTACCAGTAATGCCACATCAAACAGTTTACCGGCAGGTGTATCAGCCTCATAAATAATAGTATGGAGCCTTGCCCTGAAGGATTGCGGATTTTCAGGCTTAATTCTGGTCATACCTCAAAGTTACAAAATCTCTCAGAAGCGCAGTATCTTCAGGCCTTTCTTTTTAGCCATGTAAGCTTGTATTATCTTTCTGGCATCTTTGCTGTCATCCATCGGGGTGATGATGTTCTTCAGGATATCAAGTTTATGTACCTGGTAATTAAGGTTAAAAAAGGCGTAACCCTTGTAAATTCCGTTTTCAATTAGTACCGCACTGCGTTCATCAATTGTCCTGCCCCGGTCAATTATTACAATGCTGTTGCCGTAAAAGCTATTATTGGCAATGAAATCATTTACGCGGTTGTTGTATTCCTCAATTTCTTCACTACCGCCGCAGGCGCCATTGCAATTTCCCAGGCTGTAGCCAAAACAAAGGCCTTCGCCTGAAGCTTCCAGCCCGTTCAGTTTATTGCAGAGATTATACTTTTCAGTAATTTTTAAAAGTGAATTACGCGCCTCTGCAGGGCCTGCAAATACAGTGATTTCCTTTTTTCGGGCATCAGTTTTTTGTATTGACAGGCATAAATATCCGTCAGCATTTTTTGTGCAGTACAAAGCGTAAGGATAAATTGTTTTCTTTTGCGCGCGGTTATAAACAGGTTTGTTAGCTTTTATTTCCTGGCATTCTTTTAGTAAAGCAATGAGTTCGCTGCCGGTTTCTTCATATTGCACAGAAAATGCCTGTCGCTGAATCTTCTTTGATTTTGAGGATGCACCTGTAAAATGCTGGTTGAGCCGTTTTTTGATGTTCCTGCTTTTGCCCAGGTAGATAAGGCTGCCATCTTCTTTATAGATATAATAAAGCCCGGTAACCGATGGTACGCTGTTAAGCATATCGGTAAGTTTTAAGGCCAGGCCTTTTTTACCTTCGGTTTTTATAAGTTGTTTCAGAATTTCCTTCTCAACATCTTTGGCAAGCAGCAATTTAAATAACTGCACTGTTGCCAGTGCATCGCCTGTAGCACGGTGCCTGTCGCTCATGGGTATCCCTAACGCACGCACGAGTTTGCCAAGGCTATGCGAAGGCTGTTCCGGTAAAAGTTTCTGTGAAAGTTCTACAGTGCAAAGAGATTGTCGTTCAAATGTGTAGCCAAGCCGTTCAAACTCTGTACGCAGCACACGGTAATCAAATCCGGCGTTATGAGCTACAAGCACGCAACCTTCGGTAATCTCGACAATACGCTTTGCAACTTCGTAAAACTTAGGCGCGCTGCGCAGCATGGCATTATTAATGCCTGTAAGTTTCACTACAAAAGGCTGTATGGGCTTTTCAGGATTTATCAGGCTAATGAACTGGTCAACCACCTCATGCCCGTCATATTTATAGATTGCAATCTCGGTAATCCCCTCTTCATTATACTGCCCTCCCGTAGTCTCTATATCAAGTATTGCGTACAAAAAACAATTTTAAAGTTTAAAGTTGTAAAGTTAAGCGTTTAGCATGCAGCTTACAAATTGAAGAATGAACAAATCAACAAATTAACGTGTCCCGAAAATACTGCTGCCGATGCGTACCATAGTACTGCCGCATTCAATAGCCAGCCGGTAATCGCCGCTCATGCCCATACTTAACGTTTTAGGTTTTAGGTTTAAAGTTTGAGGTTGCTGCCTGACTTCTTCAAATATAGATTTTAAGTGCATAAACTCCCGCTTAACCTGCTGCATATCTTCAGTAAATGTTGCCATTCCCATAAGCCCGGTAACATTTATGTTTTCCATAGCATTAAATTCTTCCGAGGCCAACAGTGCATACAGCTCATTTTCATCAAGTCCAAATTTAGTGTCTTCTTCCGCTATGTGCACCTGCAGTAAACAATTGATTATCTTACGATAACGCTGCCCCTGCCGGTTTATTTCAGTAAGGAGCTTCAGGCTGTCAACACTATGTATAAGAGAAACATAAGGGGCGATGTACTTTACTTTGTTAGTCTGCAAATGCCCGATCATGTGCCATTCAGTATCTTTTGGCATCTGTTCCCATTTTTGGGTCATTTCCTGTACTTTGTTCTCACCGAAAAAACGTTGGCCGGCATTGTAGGCTTCCATCAGGTCATCTACAGGCCAGGTTTTGCTCACCGCCACAAGTGTTACATTTGATGGGAGTGAGGCTTTTATTTCGAGTAGGTTATTTTGTATTGACATAATTTGAGTCTATAAAGTCATAAAGTCGAAAGTTCTATAACCGATGCTCGAGCAGTCGAAAAGTCGAGTGGTCGGAATCAAATCTCATACACTACCAATCCGCTCCTGAATTTCGGTTCTATGTATGTACTTTTTGGAGGCATAATGAGTTTATTTTCTGCCAGTTCTATAATTTCATTTATAGCGACAGGGTAAAGCATAAAACCTACTTTAAATTCGCCGTTATCTATAGCTTCCTTAATTTCGGTAACGGGTTTTGTACCAGGTATGTATTCAATGCGCTCATCGGTGCGGAGGTCTCCAATGCCAAGCAACGGGTGCAACACCTTCTCATAAAGTATCTGTGCATCAAGCCTGTCAAGCACCGAACCTTCAGGCTTTTGCTTGAGTTGTAGCGAGTAGAAATCGTCATCAAGGTACATCCCGAACGATCCTTTCTTTTCAGGCTTCCATAAATGGAGGCCTTTGTTTTCAACGATAAAATCTTTATCGAGAACTTTCAGGAACACTTGTTTAGACAAACCATTGAGGTCATGCACCACACGATTATACTCGTAAATATGAAGGTCGTTTTCTGAAATCAGAAAGCTCATAAAGTAGCTAAGATGCTCATTTCCCGTGGCTTTATCTTCTTCATACAGCATATCTGCTGAAGCCGACCTGTGATGACCATCTGCAATGTAAAGGCTGGGCATTGCCGCAAATTCCTGCTGAAGCCACTCAATATCTTCATCGCTACTAATACGCCAAAATGAGTGCCTGTCTTTATTTGTTGTCGCAAAAAGAACAGGGGAGGGTTTGCTTTATAGGCGGACTTCCAGTCTTCAAGGGCTTTGTTTTCAGGGTATGTAATCAACACAGGCTCAGTGTTAAAGCCAGTCTGGTGCAGGTAATCCTTAAAAAGCTCTACGCGGTATTGCAGCGTGTCTTCGTGTTTTTTGATGACGTCGTTGCGGTAATCTTCAATAGATGTTGCCGCAATTAATCCGGTAAAAGTCTGATTACCACGTTTTATTTCATAAAGGTAGAAGGCGGGTTTCTCATCCTGCTCCAATATTTGCTGTTCCCTGAATTCGAGGTATTTTGATTTTACAAGCCTGAACCTTTTTTCGTTCGTCGATTTCTGTAAATTCATGTACAGCGGATTCAGCACGTGCAGAAACGCATATGGGTTATAATCAAGCTGTGCCGCCAGTTCGGCAGCGCTGTATTCTTCATACGGGCGCGAAGTAACAAGGCTAACCTTATCGGCACCCGGCAGCACAGCTTTAAATGGAATTATGTTAGCCAAAGAAAATTTGTTTTAAGGTTTAAAGTTTAAAGTTATGCTGCACGCAGTAAAAGAGCAGCGTGCAGTGTTTAACATTTACTTAACAAACATCTTTGCTACTTTCTCAGCTTTCTTACTTTCGGTATAATCATAAAAACCTTCACCAGATTTCACACCCAATTTTCCGGCCTGAACCATATTTACCAAAAGCGGGCAAGGAGCATATTTCGGGTTTTTGAATCCGTCATACATCACATGCAAAATCGAAAGGCAAACATCAAGCCCGATGAAGTCGGCAAGCTGTAGTGGACCCATTGGGTGTGCCATGCCCAGTTTCATTACAGTGTCAATTTCATAAACGCCGGCAACACCGTTATAAAGTGTTTCAATGGCTTCGTTTATCATCGGCATCAATATGCGGTTGGCCACAAAACCGGGATAATCATTCACCTCAACCGGTACTTTGCCCAGTTGTTCGCTCAGCTTCATAATGGTTTCGGTAACGGCATCAGTTGTATTATACCCGCGAATGATCTCAACCAATTTCATAATCGGCACCGGGTTCATAAAATGCATCCCGATAACGTTGTCCTGGCGTTTAGTAACCGCAGCAATCTGAGTGATTGAAATTGATGAAGTATTTGTTGCCAAAATCGTCTTCTCATCGCAAACTTCATCCAGTTGGCGGAATATCTTCAATTTCAGGTCAACGTTTTCAGTCGCGGCTTCTACTACCAGGTCAACATTTACCACGCCATCGGCAATGTCTGTATAAGTAATGATGTTGCCAATTGTTTTGGCCTTGTCATCTTCGGTGATAGTACCCTTCGCTACCATCCTGTCAAGGTTTCCGGCAATGGTAGCCATTCCTTTGTCCAATGATTTTTCTGAAATGTCAATCATCCTTACGCTGAAACCGCTTTGCGCAAAGGTGTGGGCAATTCCGTTACCCATTGTGCCTGCCCCAATTACTGCAATGTTCTTCATTTTATGTCTGTTAGTTTGTTTTTATTTCGCTTTGAGTTTCAATCTCTTTCACAATCGTCTCTTCTTCAGGCGTAAGCTGTATAGAATTATTGGTAAGCCAGAATTTATCTTTGTAGTTAGTCCCTGCCTCATAAAGCGATTTGTAGCCGAACTTTTTTTCATGGTAAAATTTGAAGGATCGGGTGTAAAATTTGTCACAATCATATCGCTTTTTACCCTGTAAACATTATTAACGCTGCCATTATCGGTCCAGATATGCATATTGCCGAATAAGGCAGAATGTGAGAGCATATAATGCCCGTCAACCACTTTAAAGGCCTGCTGGTAAGTGTAGCTCTCAAGGCGACCTCTCGCAAAAATGAAATTTCTTATCCGCGCAAATTTCCGCAACGGAGCAGCCATGGTAGCTTCAATGTTCAGGATACGTTTTTTGGCAGGGTCATAAACAATTATGCCTTCATAAAGGGCCTTTTCTACATTTGGTTTGGGGCTGAAAAAAATGGTTTCGGTAACTTCGCCGCTTTTTGTTTTTTGCGATTTTACAAGAAATTCATAATGCTTGTAGTTTTTATTACCGTCGAAAATACGATCGATTACATCAAAATTACAAGCCATGTTTACCGCCTCCCGAACATCTGCCGGTACAATGCGTACAGCAGCCTCTTCTTCAGATTCAGGGAAACTCACGGCACGGCTTTGTGTTACTACCATGTCTGATGTAATTGAAGATTTACCCTTTGAAAGATGAAAATCAATCAACGCATCAGAGAACTTTATATACTTTTTGTTCATGTTTATGAACTCCCGGTAATAGGCCGTCAGCAGAAGGGGTGATTTCATCTGTGCTATAGAGCTCTTCATCAAAGCTTCAATATGGTTTTTCATTGGCGTATTCATCACAATCACCTCATCAAGAATGAAGTCTTCCTGCTCCATGTAAAAAACTCCATCTTTTGGCAATTGTGTTACCGAGATGAACAGCGGTGAATAACCTATATGTTCCAATACAATCTGCCTGGTATCTGAAGGATAAGTCAGCGTAAAAGCACCTGCGTCATTAGTGAGCGTTACGTGCCTGCCGTCTTCGGTGCTGACAGTAACATGCGATACAGGCTTATCCGACTTATCTTTAATTATGCCTTTCAGTAAAGATTGCGCGGTTGCAAAATTTATACTGAAAATCACAAATAAGCAGGCAAAGAGTTGTTTCATGCTTTTGTACTAGTTTGGTTATAGCTTGCAATAATATCATAAGCAATACGCAATGCTTCCGTACCGTCTT
This genomic interval carries:
- a CDS encoding YggS family pyridoxal phosphate-dependent enzyme, with amino-acid sequence MSIQNNLLEIKASLPSNVTLVAVSKTWPVDDLMEAYNAGQRFFGENKVQEMTQKWEQMPKDTEWHMIGHLQTNKVKYIAPYVSLIHSVDSLKLLTEINRQGQRYRKIINCLLQVHIAEEDTKFGLDENELYALLASEEFNAMENINVTGLMGMATFTEDMQQVKREFMHLKSIFEEVRQQPQTLNLKPKTLSMGMSGDYRLAIECGSTMVRIGSSIFGTR
- a CDS encoding 3-hydroxyacyl-CoA dehydrogenase family protein — protein: MKNIAVIGAGTMGNGIAHTFAQSGFSVRMIDISEKSLDKGMATIAGNLDRMVAKGTITEDDKAKTIGNIITYTDIADGVVNVDLVVEAATENVDLKLKIFRQLDEVCDEKTILATNTSSISITQIAAVTKRQDNVIGMHFMNPVPIMKLVEIIRGYNTTDAVTETIMKLSEQLGKVPVEVNDYPGFVANRILMPMINEAIETLYNGVAGVYEIDTVMKLGMAHPMGPLQLADFIGLDVCLSILHVMYDGFKNPKYAPCPLLVNMVQAGKLGVKSGEGFYDYTESKKAEKVAKMFVK
- a CDS encoding ion transporter; translated protein: MTRIKPENPQSFRARLHTIIYEADTPAGKLFDVALLVIILISVLAVMLESVESVRRVYGYELQVVEWVITIFFTLEYIGRIIAVRKPWAYIFSFYGIIDFLATIPKYVGLLFPGSGVFLAVRAIRLLRIFRILKLVNFVGASNQLMIALRRSRVKIAVFLFSVIVLCIILGTIMYIIEGPSNGFTSIPTSVYWTIVTLTTVGFGDITPATPLGQFVSVVIMVLGYGIIAVPTGLVTAEFMKDKQVHLNTQACRNCGAAHHRDDAEFCYNCGARLKK
- a CDS encoding exonuclease domain-containing protein → MYAILDIETTGGQYNEEGITEIAIYKYDGHEVVDQFISLINPEKPIQPFVVKLTGINNAMLRSAPKFYEVAKRIVEITEGCVLVAHNAGFDYRVLRTEFERLGYTFERQSLCTVELSQKLLPEQPSHSLGKLVRALGIPMSDRHRATGDALATVQLFKLLLAKDVEKEILKQLIKTEGKKGLALKLTDMLNSVPSVTGLYYIYKEDGSLIYLGKSRNIKKRLNQHFTGASSKSKKIQRQAFSVQYEETGSELIALLKECQEIKANKPVYNRAQKKTIYPYALYCTKNADGYLCLSIQKTDARKKEITVFAGPAEARNSLLKITEKYNLCNKLNGLEASGEGLCFGYSLGNCNGACGGSEEIEEYNNRVNDFIANNSFYGNSIVIIDRGRTIDERSAVLIENGIYKGYAFFNLNYQVHKLDILKNIITPMDDSKDARKIIQAYMAKKKGLKILRF
- a CDS encoding carboxypeptidase-like regulatory domain-containing protein gives rise to the protein MKQLFACLFVIFSINFATAQSLLKGIIKDKSDKPVSHVTVSTEDGRHVTLTNDAGAFTLTYPSDTRQIVLEHIGYSPLFISVTQLPKDGVFYMEQEDFILDEVIVMNTPMKNHIEALMKSSIAQMKSPLLLTAYYREFINMNKKYIKFSDALIDFHLSKGKSSITSDMVVTQSRAVSFPESEEEAAVRIVPADVREAVNMACNFDVIDRIFDGNKNYKHYEFLVKSQKTKSGEVTETIFFSPKPNVEKALYEGIIVYDPAKKRILNIEATMAAPLRKFARIRNFIFARGRLESYTYQQAFKVVDGHYMLSHSALFGNMHIWTDNGSVNNVYRVKSDMIVTNFTPDPSNFTMKKSSATNRFMRQGLTTKINSGLPIILYSLRLKKRRL